The sequence GGGAGTCATCGCCATCCGGTTCATAGGCGTAGAGAGGGTCAACGCCTTGCTGCAATGCCGCCAGCATGGACGCGCTGGCCAGACGAAGCTGCAGCAGGCTGTCTAGCTCACGATCGATGCCCTTGAGCCGACGGATGTTCAGGTCCGCTCGCTCCGCCACGCCCGTGACGGAGGACGGGGCCGACACGGTGCTCAGCCACTGCTTCAGGTCCACAGCGAGGTGCTCGCTGCTCAAGCGGGAAGCGAGAGCCTTTCGCAGCACCGGGTCCTGCTTCGCCAGGGTCAGCGCCACCTCGCGCTTGTCGGCGGCCAGCGACACGCTGATGCGCTCGCGCAGCGCCGCTGGCTTCATGGCGGTGGCTCGAGCTTGGGGGGCTGCGTTCACGCAAATGAACAGCGCGATGACCATCCCTATCCGCTTCATTGGATTCTCCGGTGGGTGAGAGAGGGTGCTGGGCCAGCAGCCGCAGATGCACGGCAACGCTGACCTGCCATTATTCATCACGGCCTACATTCGTGGATATAGAGGAAAAGCAGGATTGTGAGAGCCGCTCCCAGCGAGGCCGCCTCTCACGCGCATACCGAGGCCTCGTGGGGCCCTGAGCGTTTCAGCCGCAGGGACCCGGGCCGGGCCGGTCGGAATCCAGGGCGCTGGCCGCGTCCTGCACCGTCAACGGCAGACTCGAGACGACAGCGGATGCCTGGGTTTTGTCGTTTTGCAGAATGGACAAACTCAGGCACTCAGATCAAGGCCTCTCCATATGGGTGGGAATGGCCCTGGGGTAATTCACTATTTCTGCGGATGTGTGCCCAATACCAGGGGCTACGCCGCATCATGGAAAATGATGCCTGCCGTGTGCCTCATGCCGGAGCGTACGCGGCTGACACCGTGCCGCAGGTTGACGCGGTACGTGCCCCGTGTGCCCTGGACCGGGCGATGATGCACCGCGAAGACGACCGCATCCCCCTGACGCAGAGGGACGACCTCCGCGCGTGACTGCATTCGGGGACGTTGCTCCGTCAGGACGAACTCGCCGCCCGTGAAGTCCCGTCCGGGTTCGGAGAGGAGGATGGCCACCTGGAGCGGGAAGACGTGCTCGCCATACAGGTCCTGGTGCAAGCAGTTGTAGTCGTCCGCGCCGTAGCGCAGGAGCAGGGGCGTGGGCCGCACCTGCCCGGCTTCGTGGCATCGCGCGAGGAAGTCCGCGTGGACGTCCGGATACCGCACGTCGATGCCCATGGCCGTGTTCCAGCGGTTCGCGATGGGCGCCAGGCATGGATACAGCGCCGTGCGCAGTTCCGTCACGACCTCCGGCAACGGATGGTCGAAGTATTTGTATTCGCCCCGGCCGAACCCGTGCCGCGCCATCACCACTCGGCTGCGAAAGGCGTCGTCCACGTCGTAGAGCAACGCCAATGCTTCGCACTCGTCAGGCGTGAGCAGTTGCTCCAGCACCGCGCACCCACGGGCATCCAACTCCCGGCCCGTTCCCTCCCAATCCACCGAACGAACCCGTCTCCTCACCGCTGCGCCTCACGCTCCAGCAACGCGCGCTTTCGCTCCACGCCCCACCGATACCCAGACAGCGCGCCGTCATTCCGCACCACCCGGTGACACGGAATCGCCACCGCCAGCGCGTTCGCGCCACACGCCTGAGCCACGGCCCGCACCGACTTCGGCGAACCAATCCGCTCCGCGATGTCCATGTAGCTCGCCGTCTTCCCCGCTGGAATCTCCCGCAGCGCCTGCCACACGCGCTGCTGGAACGCCGTGCCCCTCACGTCCAGTGGCAAATCCAGCCCCACGCGCGGCGCCTCCACGAAGCCCACGACCTTCGCGACCAGCTGCTCGAACTTCGCGTCCCCGCCCACCAGCGTCGCCTGCGGGAAGCGGTCCTGGAGGTCCTTCGCCAGCGCGTCCGGATCATCTCCCATCAGGATGGCGCACACGCCCCGGTCGCTCGTGGCCACCAGGATGGGCCCCAGCGAGCACTCCGCGATGGCGAAGTGGATCTGCGTGTTCGCGCCCCCGGCGCGGAAGTTCGTCGGTGTCATGCCCAGGACCTGGCTGGAGGTTTCGTAGAAGCGACCGCTCGAATTGAATCCGGCGTCGTAGATGGCTTCAGTGACGGAGCCGCGCTTCGTCAGCCCCGTGCGGATCCGCTCCGCCCGCTGCGCCGCCGCGTAGCCCTTCGGCGTCAGCCCCGTGACGGCCTTGAACACCCGGTGCAGG is a genomic window of Corallococcus exiguus containing:
- a CDS encoding 2OG-Fe(II) oxygenase — protein: MDWEGTGRELDARGCAVLEQLLTPDECEALALLYDVDDAFRSRVVMARHGFGRGEYKYFDHPLPEVVTELRTALYPCLAPIANRWNTAMGIDVRYPDVHADFLARCHEAGQVRPTPLLLRYGADDYNCLHQDLYGEHVFPLQVAILLSEPGRDFTGGEFVLTEQRPRMQSRAEVVPLRQGDAVVFAVHHRPVQGTRGTYRVNLRHGVSRVRSGMRHTAGIIFHDAA
- the ada gene encoding bifunctional DNA-binding transcriptional regulator/O6-methylguanine-DNA methyltransferase Ada; the encoded protein is MATKTEALAAATVGDPRWAAVVARDAAEDGRFFYSVRTTGVYCRPSCGARTPRPENVGFHATKTAAEQAGYRACKRCKPGEPSLAVKHADRVAELCRFIQASEEMPSLEELAERAGLSPYHLHRVFKAVTGLTPKGYAAAQRAERIRTGLTKRGSVTEAIYDAGFNSSGRFYETSSQVLGMTPTNFRAGGANTQIHFAIAECSLGPILVATSDRGVCAILMGDDPDALAKDLQDRFPQATLVGGDAKFEQLVAKVVGFVEAPRVGLDLPLDVRGTAFQQRVWQALREIPAGKTASYMDIAERIGSPKSVRAVAQACGANALAVAIPCHRVVRNDGALSGYRWGVERKRALLEREAQR